The Coffea arabica cultivar ET-39 chromosome 4e, Coffea Arabica ET-39 HiFi, whole genome shotgun sequence genome includes a window with the following:
- the LOC140005953 gene encoding uncharacterized protein isoform X4 encodes MDIEEEIKALQLDSSAEDIVTGNANGEEDAKPNDVVKPDEKDEGLKDVANANAPPPAGVELKGTSAVKEKETPAPEVVEDEVEESTKRHLNVVFIGHVDAGKSTTGGQILFLSGQVDDRTIQKYEKEAKDKSRESWYMAYIMDTNEEERVKGKTVEVGRAHFETATTRFTILDAPGHKSYVPNMISGASQADIGVLVISARKGEFETGYEKGGQTREHVQLAKTLGVSKLLVVVNKMDEPTVNWSKERYDEIETKMLPFLRSSGYNVKKDVQFLPISGLVGSNMKTRIDKSICPWWNGPCLFEALDAVEIPARDPKGPFRMPIIDKFKDMGTVVMGKVESGSIREGDNLLVMPNKAQVKVVAIFCDEDKARRAGPGENLRVRISGVEEEEVLAGFVLSSVAKPIPAVSEFVAQLQILELLDNAIFTAGYKAVLHIHAIVEECEIVELMQQIDPKTKKLMKKKPLFVKNGAVVVCRIQVNNLMCVEKFCDFPQLGRFTLRTEGKTVAVGKVTSLPSIGDRA; translated from the exons ATGG ATATTGAAGAGGAGATTAAGGCTCTCCAACTTGACTCCTCTG CAGAAGATATTGTTACTGGTAATGCTAATGGCGAAGAAGATGCTAAGCCAAACGATGTTGTTAAACCTGATGAAAAAGATGAAG GTTTGAAAGATGTGGCAAATGCAAATGCTCCCCCCCCAGCTGGTGTTGAGCTGAAAGGCACCTCAGcag tgaaagaaaaagaaacgccTGCACCTGAAGTTGTTGAAGATGAGGTGGAAGAGAGCACAAAGCGACATTTGAATGTTGTGTTTATTGGTCATGTTG ATGCTGGCAAGTCAACTACAGGGGGACAGATATTGTTTTTAAGCGGTCAAGTTGATGATCGAACTATTCAGAAATATGAAAAAGAGGCAAAGGACAAAAGCAGAGAGAGTTG GTATATGGCTTATATTATGGATACAAATGAAGAAGAGAGGGTCAAG GGAAAAACAGTTGAGGTTGGACGTGCACATTTTGAAACAGCGACGACTAGATTTACGATTCTGGATGCTCCG GGTCATAAAAGTTATGTCCCCAACATGATTAGTGGAGCATCTCAAGCTGATATAGGAGTGCTG GTAATATCTGCTCGAAAGGGTGAATTTGAAACTGGATATGAGAAAGGTGGACAGACGCGCGAACATGTCCAGCTTGCAAAGACTCTTGGAGTCTCTAAGCTACTTGTTGTTGTAAATAAAATGGATGAGCCTACTGTTAACTGGTCAAAAGAAAG ATATGATGAGATTGAGACAAAAATGCTTCCTTTCCTGAGATCTTCAGGTTATAATGTCAAGAAAG ATGTACAGTTTCTCCCGATTTCCGGGCTTGTGGGTTCAAATATGAAGACAAGAATAGACAAAAGTATATGCCCTTGGTGGAATGGCCCTTGCCTTTTTGAAGCTCTTGATGCTGTTGAAATTCCTGCACGCGATCCCAAAGGTCCATTTAG AATGCCTATTATTGACAAATTCAAAGACATGGGAACGGTGGTAATGGGCAAAGTTGAATCTGGTAGCATCCGTGAAGGGGATAATTTGTTGGTCATGCCAAACAAG GCTCAGGTGAAAGTTGTTGCCATCTTCTGTGATGAAGATAAAGCTAGGCGTGCTGGACCTGGTGAAAATTTGCGGGTGAGGATATCAGGGGTTGAGGAAGAGGAAGTGTTAGCAGGGTTTGTTTTGAGCAGCGTTG CCAAGCCAATACCTGCTGTATCTGAGTTTGTCGCGCAGCTACAGATTTTGGAATTGCTGGATAAT GCTATTTTTACTGCTGGTTACAAGGCTGTATTGCATATTCATGCTATTGTTGAGGAATGTGAAATTGTTGAACTAATGCAGCAGATTGACCCGAAGACAAAAAAGCTAATGAAGAAGAAACCTCTTTTTGTAAAGAATGGTGCTGTTGTCGTTTGTCGTATCCAG GTGAATAATTTGATGTGTGTTGAGAAATTCTGTGATTTTCCACAGCTTGGACGCTTCACTCTTCGAACTGAAG GGAAAACTGTTGCTGTGGGAAAAGTTACTAGCCTTCCATCCATAGGTGATCGTGCTTAA
- the LOC140005953 gene encoding uncharacterized protein isoform X1 encodes MDIEEEIKALQLDSSEDIVTGNANGEEDAKPNDVVKPDEKDEGLKDVANANAPPPAGVELKGTSAVKEKETPAPEVVEDEVEESTKRHLNVVFIGHVDAGKSTTGGQILFLSGQVDDRTIQKYEKEAKDKSRESWYMAYIMDTNEEERVKGKTVEVGRAHFETATTRFTILDAPGHKSYVPNMISGASQADIGVLVISARKGEFETGYEKGGQTREHVQLAKTLGVSKLLVVVNKMDEPTVNWSKERYDEIETKMLPFLRSSGYNVKKDVQFLPISGLVGSNMKTRIDKSICPWWNGPCLFEALDAVEIPARDPKGPFRMPIIDKFKDMGTVVMGKVESGSIREGDNLLVMPNKAQVKVVAIFCDEDKARRAGPGENLRVRISGVEEEEVLAGFVLSSVAKPIPAVSEFVAQLQILELLDNAIFTAGYKAVLHIHAIVEECEIVELMQQIDPKTKKLMKKKPLFVKNGAVVVCRIQVNNLMCVEKFCDFPQLGRFTLRTEGKTVAVGKVTSLPSIGDRA; translated from the exons ATGG ATATTGAAGAGGAGATTAAGGCTCTCCAACTTGACTCCTCTG AAGATATTGTTACTGGTAATGCTAATGGCGAAGAAGATGCTAAGCCAAACGATGTTGTTAAACCTGATGAAAAAGATGAAG GTTTGAAAGATGTGGCAAATGCAAATGCTCCCCCCCCAGCTGGTGTTGAGCTGAAAGGCACCTCAGcag tgaaagaaaaagaaacgccTGCACCTGAAGTTGTTGAAGATGAGGTGGAAGAGAGCACAAAGCGACATTTGAATGTTGTGTTTATTGGTCATGTTG ATGCTGGCAAGTCAACTACAGGGGGACAGATATTGTTTTTAAGCGGTCAAGTTGATGATCGAACTATTCAGAAATATGAAAAAGAGGCAAAGGACAAAAGCAGAGAGAGTTG GTATATGGCTTATATTATGGATACAAATGAAGAAGAGAGGGTCAAG GGAAAAACAGTTGAGGTTGGACGTGCACATTTTGAAACAGCGACGACTAGATTTACGATTCTGGATGCTCCG GGTCATAAAAGTTATGTCCCCAACATGATTAGTGGAGCATCTCAAGCTGATATAGGAGTGCTG GTAATATCTGCTCGAAAGGGTGAATTTGAAACTGGATATGAGAAAGGTGGACAGACGCGCGAACATGTCCAGCTTGCAAAGACTCTTGGAGTCTCTAAGCTACTTGTTGTTGTAAATAAAATGGATGAGCCTACTGTTAACTGGTCAAAAGAAAG ATATGATGAGATTGAGACAAAAATGCTTCCTTTCCTGAGATCTTCAGGTTATAATGTCAAGAAAG ATGTACAGTTTCTCCCGATTTCCGGGCTTGTGGGTTCAAATATGAAGACAAGAATAGACAAAAGTATATGCCCTTGGTGGAATGGCCCTTGCCTTTTTGAAGCTCTTGATGCTGTTGAAATTCCTGCACGCGATCCCAAAGGTCCATTTAG AATGCCTATTATTGACAAATTCAAAGACATGGGAACGGTGGTAATGGGCAAAGTTGAATCTGGTAGCATCCGTGAAGGGGATAATTTGTTGGTCATGCCAAACAAG GCTCAGGTGAAAGTTGTTGCCATCTTCTGTGATGAAGATAAAGCTAGGCGTGCTGGACCTGGTGAAAATTTGCGGGTGAGGATATCAGGGGTTGAGGAAGAGGAAGTGTTAGCAGGGTTTGTTTTGAGCAGCGTTG CCAAGCCAATACCTGCTGTATCTGAGTTTGTCGCGCAGCTACAGATTTTGGAATTGCTGGATAAT GCTATTTTTACTGCTGGTTACAAGGCTGTATTGCATATTCATGCTATTGTTGAGGAATGTGAAATTGTTGAACTAATGCAGCAGATTGACCCGAAGACAAAAAAGCTAATGAAGAAGAAACCTCTTTTTGTAAAGAATGGTGCTGTTGTCGTTTGTCGTATCCAG GTGAATAATTTGATGTGTGTTGAGAAATTCTGTGATTTTCCACAGCTTGGACGCTTCACTCTTCGAACTGAAG GGAAAACTGTTGCTGTGGGAAAAGTTACTAGCCTTCCATCCATAGGTGATCGTGCTTAA
- the LOC140005953 gene encoding uncharacterized protein isoform X2 codes for MDIEEEIKALQLDSSGLKDVANANAPPPAGVELKGTSAVKEKETPAPEVVEDEVEESTKRHLNVVFIGHVDAGKSTTGGQILFLSGQVDDRTIQKYEKEAKDKSRESWYMAYIMDTNEEERVKGKTVEVGRAHFETATTRFTILDAPGHKSYVPNMISGASQADIGVLVISARKGEFETGYEKGGQTREHVQLAKTLGVSKLLVVVNKMDEPTVNWSKERYDEIETKMLPFLRSSGYNVKKDVQFLPISGLVGSNMKTRIDKSICPWWNGPCLFEALDAVEIPARDPKGPFRMPIIDKFKDMGTVVMGKVESGSIREGDNLLVMPNKAQVKVVAIFCDEDKARRAGPGENLRVRISGVEEEEVLAGFVLSSVAKPIPAVSEFVAQLQILELLDNAIFTAGYKAVLHIHAIVEECEIVELMQQIDPKTKKLMKKKPLFVKNGAVVVCRIQVNNLMCVEKFCDFPQLGRFTLRTEGKTVAVGKVTSLPSIGDRA; via the exons ATGG ATATTGAAGAGGAGATTAAGGCTCTCCAACTTGACTCCTCTG GTTTGAAAGATGTGGCAAATGCAAATGCTCCCCCCCCAGCTGGTGTTGAGCTGAAAGGCACCTCAGcag tgaaagaaaaagaaacgccTGCACCTGAAGTTGTTGAAGATGAGGTGGAAGAGAGCACAAAGCGACATTTGAATGTTGTGTTTATTGGTCATGTTG ATGCTGGCAAGTCAACTACAGGGGGACAGATATTGTTTTTAAGCGGTCAAGTTGATGATCGAACTATTCAGAAATATGAAAAAGAGGCAAAGGACAAAAGCAGAGAGAGTTG GTATATGGCTTATATTATGGATACAAATGAAGAAGAGAGGGTCAAG GGAAAAACAGTTGAGGTTGGACGTGCACATTTTGAAACAGCGACGACTAGATTTACGATTCTGGATGCTCCG GGTCATAAAAGTTATGTCCCCAACATGATTAGTGGAGCATCTCAAGCTGATATAGGAGTGCTG GTAATATCTGCTCGAAAGGGTGAATTTGAAACTGGATATGAGAAAGGTGGACAGACGCGCGAACATGTCCAGCTTGCAAAGACTCTTGGAGTCTCTAAGCTACTTGTTGTTGTAAATAAAATGGATGAGCCTACTGTTAACTGGTCAAAAGAAAG ATATGATGAGATTGAGACAAAAATGCTTCCTTTCCTGAGATCTTCAGGTTATAATGTCAAGAAAG ATGTACAGTTTCTCCCGATTTCCGGGCTTGTGGGTTCAAATATGAAGACAAGAATAGACAAAAGTATATGCCCTTGGTGGAATGGCCCTTGCCTTTTTGAAGCTCTTGATGCTGTTGAAATTCCTGCACGCGATCCCAAAGGTCCATTTAG AATGCCTATTATTGACAAATTCAAAGACATGGGAACGGTGGTAATGGGCAAAGTTGAATCTGGTAGCATCCGTGAAGGGGATAATTTGTTGGTCATGCCAAACAAG GCTCAGGTGAAAGTTGTTGCCATCTTCTGTGATGAAGATAAAGCTAGGCGTGCTGGACCTGGTGAAAATTTGCGGGTGAGGATATCAGGGGTTGAGGAAGAGGAAGTGTTAGCAGGGTTTGTTTTGAGCAGCGTTG CCAAGCCAATACCTGCTGTATCTGAGTTTGTCGCGCAGCTACAGATTTTGGAATTGCTGGATAAT GCTATTTTTACTGCTGGTTACAAGGCTGTATTGCATATTCATGCTATTGTTGAGGAATGTGAAATTGTTGAACTAATGCAGCAGATTGACCCGAAGACAAAAAAGCTAATGAAGAAGAAACCTCTTTTTGTAAAGAATGGTGCTGTTGTCGTTTGTCGTATCCAG GTGAATAATTTGATGTGTGTTGAGAAATTCTGTGATTTTCCACAGCTTGGACGCTTCACTCTTCGAACTGAAG GGAAAACTGTTGCTGTGGGAAAAGTTACTAGCCTTCCATCCATAGGTGATCGTGCTTAA
- the LOC113741199 gene encoding uncharacterized protein has translation MFSWSSSPLNWVVPAPAHAFLKPSNCPLQTPNHVKFIETPLSRISANTTLKFPIVRTRATVDEKDQTTTRPVVLDSNEKEEGQPTKEVEESVRVLKNAAKTRKVPAEDILSAFSVIEKAKLDPSGFLETLGGTESPGRTWMLIFTAEKKLERGKYFPVTAVQRFDAAGRRIENGVFLGPLGYLTFEGRFSWKNRILAFIFERLRIKVGPFNPFEINLKGKDEREPSNKDPFFIWFYIDEEIAVARGRGGGTAFWVRCRRISSY, from the exons ATGTTCTCCTGGTCATCGTCCCCCTTGAACTGGGTGGTTCCCGCCCCAGCTCACGCTTTCCTCAAACCCTCCAATTGCCCCCTGCAAACTCCAAATCATGTCAAATTTATAGAAACCCCACTTTCCCGAATCTCAGCCAACACTACACTCAAATTCCCCATTGTAAGAACCAGAGCTACCGTTGATGAGAAGGACCAGACCACAACTAGACCTGTTGTTCTTGAttcaaatgaaaaagaagaggGACAGCCCACCAAG GAAGTTGAAGAGAGTGTGAGAGTGCTGAAAAATGCAGCCAAGACAAGAAAAGTTCCAGCTGAGGATATATTGTCAGCTTTCTCTGTGATTGAGAAGGCAAAGCTTGATCCGTCggggtttcttgaaactcttgGTGGAACAGAATCACCTGGGAGAACATGGATGCTTATATTTACTGCAGAG AAAAAGCTGGAACGCGGTAAATATTTCCCAGTTACTGCTGTTCAGAGGTTTGATGCAGCT GGGAGGAGGATTGAGAATGGAGTGTTCCTGGGACCTCTTGGATACTTGACATTTGAAGGAAGATTTTCTTGGAAGAACAGAATACTTGCTTTCATATTCGAACGACTACGGATAAAAGTTGGACCTTTTAACCCATTCGAAATCAACCTCAAAGGAAAAGATGAAAGAGAACCAAGCAACAAGGATCCATTTTTCATCTGGTTTTACATTGATGAGGAAATAGCTGTTGCTCGAGGTAGAGGTGGAGGAACAGCTTTCTGGGTTCGTTGCCGGCGCATCAGCAGCTACTGA
- the LOC140005953 gene encoding uncharacterized protein isoform X3, which yields MGLKDVANANAPPPAGVELKGTSAVKEKETPAPEVVEDEVEESTKRHLNVVFIGHVDAGKSTTGGQILFLSGQVDDRTIQKYEKEAKDKSRESWYMAYIMDTNEEERVKGKTVEVGRAHFETATTRFTILDAPGHKSYVPNMISGASQADIGVLVISARKGEFETGYEKGGQTREHVQLAKTLGVSKLLVVVNKMDEPTVNWSKERYDEIETKMLPFLRSSGYNVKKDVQFLPISGLVGSNMKTRIDKSICPWWNGPCLFEALDAVEIPARDPKGPFRMPIIDKFKDMGTVVMGKVESGSIREGDNLLVMPNKAQVKVVAIFCDEDKARRAGPGENLRVRISGVEEEEVLAGFVLSSVAKPIPAVSEFVAQLQILELLDNAIFTAGYKAVLHIHAIVEECEIVELMQQIDPKTKKLMKKKPLFVKNGAVVVCRIQVNNLMCVEKFCDFPQLGRFTLRTEGKTVAVGKVTSLPSIGDRA from the exons ATGG GTTTGAAAGATGTGGCAAATGCAAATGCTCCCCCCCCAGCTGGTGTTGAGCTGAAAGGCACCTCAGcag tgaaagaaaaagaaacgccTGCACCTGAAGTTGTTGAAGATGAGGTGGAAGAGAGCACAAAGCGACATTTGAATGTTGTGTTTATTGGTCATGTTG ATGCTGGCAAGTCAACTACAGGGGGACAGATATTGTTTTTAAGCGGTCAAGTTGATGATCGAACTATTCAGAAATATGAAAAAGAGGCAAAGGACAAAAGCAGAGAGAGTTG GTATATGGCTTATATTATGGATACAAATGAAGAAGAGAGGGTCAAG GGAAAAACAGTTGAGGTTGGACGTGCACATTTTGAAACAGCGACGACTAGATTTACGATTCTGGATGCTCCG GGTCATAAAAGTTATGTCCCCAACATGATTAGTGGAGCATCTCAAGCTGATATAGGAGTGCTG GTAATATCTGCTCGAAAGGGTGAATTTGAAACTGGATATGAGAAAGGTGGACAGACGCGCGAACATGTCCAGCTTGCAAAGACTCTTGGAGTCTCTAAGCTACTTGTTGTTGTAAATAAAATGGATGAGCCTACTGTTAACTGGTCAAAAGAAAG ATATGATGAGATTGAGACAAAAATGCTTCCTTTCCTGAGATCTTCAGGTTATAATGTCAAGAAAG ATGTACAGTTTCTCCCGATTTCCGGGCTTGTGGGTTCAAATATGAAGACAAGAATAGACAAAAGTATATGCCCTTGGTGGAATGGCCCTTGCCTTTTTGAAGCTCTTGATGCTGTTGAAATTCCTGCACGCGATCCCAAAGGTCCATTTAG AATGCCTATTATTGACAAATTCAAAGACATGGGAACGGTGGTAATGGGCAAAGTTGAATCTGGTAGCATCCGTGAAGGGGATAATTTGTTGGTCATGCCAAACAAG GCTCAGGTGAAAGTTGTTGCCATCTTCTGTGATGAAGATAAAGCTAGGCGTGCTGGACCTGGTGAAAATTTGCGGGTGAGGATATCAGGGGTTGAGGAAGAGGAAGTGTTAGCAGGGTTTGTTTTGAGCAGCGTTG CCAAGCCAATACCTGCTGTATCTGAGTTTGTCGCGCAGCTACAGATTTTGGAATTGCTGGATAAT GCTATTTTTACTGCTGGTTACAAGGCTGTATTGCATATTCATGCTATTGTTGAGGAATGTGAAATTGTTGAACTAATGCAGCAGATTGACCCGAAGACAAAAAAGCTAATGAAGAAGAAACCTCTTTTTGTAAAGAATGGTGCTGTTGTCGTTTGTCGTATCCAG GTGAATAATTTGATGTGTGTTGAGAAATTCTGTGATTTTCCACAGCTTGGACGCTTCACTCTTCGAACTGAAG GGAAAACTGTTGCTGTGGGAAAAGTTACTAGCCTTCCATCCATAGGTGATCGTGCTTAA